The region GACGGAAAAGCACAAGATGGAGAAGCAGCTGGACGAGGTGCGGCTTCAGATGCTGAAAAACCAGATAAATCCCCATTTTCTGTTTAATACCCTGAATATGATTGCCAGCACGGCCCAGATAGAGGACGCGGCCACCACAGAGAAGATGATTCATGCCCTGAGCCGGCTGTTCCGCTATAACCTGAAATCCACGGACTCCGTGATGCCCCTGGAGCGGGAGCTTAAGGTGGTGCAGGACTACATGTATTTACAGCAGATGCGGTTCGGACAGAGAATACGCTATGACACTGACTGTAACCAGGATACCCTGGAGGTGCTGGTGCCCTCCTTTGCCCTGCAGCCCCTGGTGGAAAATGCCATCATCCACGGTATTTCCCCCAAAGGGCAGGGGGGAAGGATACATGTCCGTTCCTGGATGGAGGGAAGGCGGATCTGGATATCGGTGGCTGATACAGGGCGGGGAATGGCCCGGGAACGGCTGGAGGAAATACGCCGCGCCCTGGCAAGGGGTGAAGAGAAGGCCACTGGCGTGGGTGTAGGCAATATTTACCGCAGGGTCCATGGAATGTACCAGGACGGCGAGATTTTCATATACAGCAGTGAGGGACGGGGGACGGTCGTGCAGATGGCCTTTACACCCTGATGACAGGACGAAAGGATGAGGCATATGTATCGTGTATTGCTGGCGGATGACGAGCAGATTGAACGGATGGCGCTGGCCAAGCGCCTTAAGAGGCATTTTGGCGGCAGCCTGGATATCAGCGAGGCAGTGAACGGGGCAGAGGCCCTGGAGACATTCAGGAGAGAAAAAAGCCAGATCGTGGTCATGGATATATCCATGCCGGAGATGAACGGAGTGGAGGCGGCGGAACACATCCGCAGCCTGGATGAGGACTGTATTATCATTTTCCTGACAGCCTATGATGAGTTTTCCTATGCCAAGAGGGCCATTGTCATCCGGGCCCTGGATTATCTGCTGAAGCCGTGCGAGGAGGAAGAGCTGGTGGCTGTCATGGAGGAGGCCATGCGGCTGACCGATAAACGGCTGGCCGGTCAGGACGCCTCAGGCCCGGATAGCCCCGGCCCGGATAGCCCCGGCCCATATATCACTGGCCCGGACGTCCGCGCGGGGGAACCTGCGCAGGACATGTCCAGAGATGACGGGGACGGGCGTCTGGCCCAGGTGGCGGAAACCATACGGGAATATATAAGGAATAATTATATGAAGGAAATATCCATGCAGGATGCGGCCAGGATGATGAATTATTCAGACGCTTATTTCTGCAAGCTGTTCAAACAGTGCTT is a window of Enterocloster clostridioformis DNA encoding:
- a CDS encoding response regulator transcription factor, translating into MYRVLLADDEQIERMALAKRLKRHFGGSLDISEAVNGAEALETFRREKSQIVVMDISMPEMNGVEAAEHIRSLDEDCIIIFLTAYDEFSYAKRAIVIRALDYLLKPCEEEELVAVMEEAMRLTDKRLAGQDASGPDSPGPDSPGPYITGPDVRAGEPAQDMSRDDGDGRLAQVAETIREYIRNNYMKEISMQDAARMMNYSDAYFCKLFKQCFDQNFTSYLTGFRVNEAKKLLRDRSISVKDVSMQVGYYDSNYFAKVFKRITGMIPSEYRDSETAQK